In Ovis aries strain OAR_USU_Benz2616 breed Rambouillet chromosome 16, ARS-UI_Ramb_v3.0, whole genome shotgun sequence, one DNA window encodes the following:
- the TAF9 gene encoding transcription initiation factor TFIID subunit 9 (The RefSeq protein has 1 non-frameshifting indel compared to this genomic sequence), translated as MESGKMASPKSMPKDAQMMAQILKDMGITEYEPRVINQMLEFAFRYVTTILDDAKIYSSHAKKATVDADDVRLAIQCRADQSFTSPPPRDFLLDIARQRNQTPLPLIKPYSGPRLPPDRYCLTAPNYRLKSLQKKASTSAGRITVPRLSVGSVTSRPSTPTLGTPTPQAMSVSTKVGTPVSLTGQRFTVQMPTSQSPAVKASIPATSAVQNVLINPSLIGSKNILITTNMVSSQNTANEASNALKRKHDDDDDDDDDDDDDYDNL; from the coding sequence ATGGAGTCTGGCAAGATGGCTTCTCCCAAGAGCATGCCGAAAGATGCACAGATGATGGCACAAATCCTGAAGGATATGGGGATTACAGAATATGAACCAAGAGTTATAAATCAGATGTTGGAGTTTGCCTTCCGATATGTAACCACAATTCTAGATGATGCGAAAATTTATTCAAGTCATGCTAAGAAAGCTACTGTTGACGCAGATGATGTGCGATTGGCAATCCAGTGTCGTGCTGACCAGTCTTTCACCTCTCCTCCACCAAGAGATTTTTTATTAGATATTGCaaggcaaagaaatcaaacccCTTTGCCATTGATCAAGCCATACTCAGGTCCTAGATTGCCACCTGATAGGTATTGCTTGACTGCTCCAAATTATAGACTTAAGTCTTTACAAAAAAAGGCATCTACTTCTGCAGGAAGAATAACGGTTCCACGGTTAAGTGTTGGTTCAGTTACTAGCAGACCAAGTACTCCCACGCTTGGCACACCAACCCCACAAGCCATGTCCGTTTCAACTAAAGTAGGGACTCCAGTGTCCCTCACAGGGCAAAGGTTCACAGTACAGATGCCCACTTCACAGTCCCCAGCtgtaaaagcatcaattcctgcAACATCAGCTGTTCAGAATGTTCTAATTAATCCGTCATTGATTGGGTCCAAAAATATTCTTATTACCACTAACATGGTCTCATCACAAAATACTGCCAATGAAGCATCAAACGCACTGAAAAGGAAACATGATGACGATGACGACGACGACGACGACGACGATGACTATGATAACTTGTAA